A DNA window from Brenneria izadpanahii contains the following coding sequences:
- the ihfB gene encoding integration host factor subunit beta produces MTKSELIERLAGQQSHIPAKVVEDAVKEMLEQMATTLAEGDRIEIRGFGSFSLHYRAPRVGRNPKTGEKVELEGKYVPHFKPGKELRDRANIYG; encoded by the coding sequence ATGACCAAGTCTGAACTTATTGAAAGACTTGCTGGACAGCAATCTCATATCCCGGCCAAAGTGGTTGAGGATGCAGTGAAAGAGATGCTTGAGCAGATGGCCACAACATTGGCTGAAGGTGATCGCATTGAGATCCGTGGGTTCGGCAGTTTTTCACTTCACTACCGTGCGCCGCGTGTTGGTCGTAATCCGAAAACAGGTGAGAAAGTTGAGCTGGAAGGCAAATACGTCCCTCACTTCAAACCGGGCAAGGAACTGCGCGACCGCGCCAATATCTACGGTTAA
- a CDS encoding aspartate/glutamate racemase family protein, whose translation MTLGIIRVLTTQDRSLLEEHGRLLQQEYGLQSISRCIPDQHNGIFDRASEAAAIPKIIALGQSYQQEGCRAIFLSCAADPGLAQLRQAVSIPVISAGSACARIAANLRLPVAVIGIGSQAPTPFRRLLGEDVPYARPDGVTQTTDLLTPKGKESAFACAQELYRNGAKVIAFSCTGFSTIALAPRIREEIGCVAIDAVSAAGMFAVEWLGASA comes from the coding sequence ATGACGCTCGGAATTATTCGCGTACTCACCACACAGGATCGTTCTCTGCTCGAAGAGCACGGACGGCTTTTGCAGCAGGAATATGGTTTGCAATCCATCAGCCGCTGTATTCCCGATCAGCATAACGGTATTTTTGATCGCGCCAGCGAGGCTGCCGCAATTCCTAAAATCATTGCGCTCGGCCAGTCTTATCAGCAGGAAGGATGCCGGGCGATCTTCCTTAGCTGCGCCGCCGATCCCGGTTTGGCGCAGCTACGCCAGGCCGTCTCCATACCGGTAATTAGCGCGGGCAGCGCCTGTGCCCGGATCGCGGCCAACCTTAGATTGCCTGTGGCGGTTATTGGTATCGGCAGCCAAGCGCCGACGCCGTTTCGCCGGTTATTGGGGGAAGATGTGCCCTACGCCCGTCCTGATGGCGTAACGCAAACCACCGACCTGCTGACCCCGAAAGGCAAAGAGAGCGCGTTCGCCTGCGCGCAAGAACTCTATCGCAACGGCGCGAAGGTCATCGCATTTTCCTGCACCGGCTTCTCGACCATCGCTTTAGCGCCGCGGATCAGGGAGGAAATAGGATGCGTCGCCATTGATGCCGTTAGCGCCGCTGGCATGTTTGCTGTCGAATGGTTAGGCGCGTCGGCATAA
- the pepE gene encoding dipeptidase PepE, with protein MNLLLLSNGTLPGKGYLEHALDPIQNITKNRKNALFIPFAGVTISWDDYTKKVQQALSSIDIAITSVHTAADPQQAVRDAEIIIVGGGNTFNLLKCCRERGLLEAIRQRVQQDAAYIGWSAGANLACPTICTTNDMPIVDPQGFDALNLIDFQINPHYTNKLPEGHQGETRNQRLAELLMAQPDITIVGLPEGDWLRVNDQQIHLNGPYSATLFKAQQQPQTLDCGELRLS; from the coding sequence ATGAATCTATTATTGCTCAGTAATGGAACATTACCGGGAAAAGGTTATCTGGAACATGCGCTGGACCCTATTCAGAACATCACGAAAAACCGAAAGAATGCGCTGTTTATCCCTTTTGCCGGTGTAACAATAAGCTGGGATGACTATACGAAAAAAGTACAGCAGGCATTATCATCGATCGATATCGCCATTACCTCGGTTCACACCGCGGCAGATCCGCAACAGGCGGTACGCGATGCCGAGATCATCATCGTCGGAGGCGGCAACACCTTCAATCTGTTGAAATGTTGCCGCGAACGGGGGCTACTGGAAGCGATCCGCCAGCGGGTTCAGCAAGACGCCGCGTATATTGGTTGGAGCGCTGGCGCCAATCTCGCCTGCCCCACGATTTGCACCACCAACGATATGCCCATTGTCGATCCGCAGGGATTTGATGCGCTGAATCTGATCGATTTCCAGATTAACCCACATTACACCAACAAACTTCCCGAAGGGCATCAGGGGGAAACCCGCAACCAACGGTTAGCCGAACTGCTGATGGCGCAACCCGACATCACTATCGTCGGGCTGCCGGAAGGCGACTGGCTGCGGGTCAACGATCAACAAATCCATCTGAACGGCCCCTACTCCGCCACGTTGTTTAAGGCGCAGCAGCAGCCGCAAACGCTGGATTGCGGGGAGCTACGGCTGTCATAA
- a CDS encoding AroM family protein has protein sequence MPLLGTLTIGQAPRSDITPILESHLPAGTRCIHAGVLDGLDKTAIEQQFAPLPDDAVLTSRLLDGSAVILGKTAVHQAVQQKLNDLERQGCTLIILLCTGEFHGLACQQAWLIEPDRLVPPVAATLIGQRQAGILVPLVKQIASEGKKWCDMQHPPIYAAVSPYDGSREELIQAARSLKNQQAEVIIMDCMGYTEWHRQQVAEATGLPVLLSNALIARLVAGLI, from the coding sequence ATGCCTCTGCTTGGTACATTGACGATTGGTCAAGCCCCTCGCTCTGATATTACACCGATACTGGAGTCGCATCTGCCGGCAGGAACGCGTTGCATTCATGCCGGCGTGCTGGATGGTCTGGATAAAACGGCCATTGAGCAGCAGTTCGCTCCACTGCCGGATGATGCGGTCCTGACCAGCCGTTTGCTGGACGGCAGCGCCGTTATTCTAGGGAAAACGGCCGTACATCAGGCGGTTCAACAAAAGTTGAACGACCTGGAGCGCCAGGGCTGCACGCTCATCATATTGCTGTGTACCGGTGAATTTCACGGCTTAGCCTGCCAACAGGCATGGCTGATTGAACCAGACAGGCTGGTGCCGCCGGTCGCAGCCACGCTAATCGGCCAGCGGCAGGCCGGTATACTGGTGCCGCTGGTAAAACAGATAGCCAGCGAAGGGAAAAAATGGTGCGATATGCAACATCCGCCCATTTATGCAGCGGTTTCTCCCTATGACGGTAGCCGGGAGGAACTGATACAGGCTGCGCGCTCGTTAAAAAATCAGCAGGCGGAGGTCATCATTATGGACTGCATGGGTTATACCGAATGGCACCGGCAACAGGTTGCTGAAGCCACTGGTTTGCCGGTGTTGCTTTCCAACGCGCTAATCGCCCGCCTGGTCGCCGGGCTAATTTAA